A part of Candidatus Deferrimicrobium borealis genomic DNA contains:
- a CDS encoding DUF5666 domain-containing protein, protein MSPKGKTARLLVGVLLLVLASFTFSTCGGTGIDLAGGGVSGTGVSTGAITSFGSVVCNGVHYLTDTDVAPGFVTHKMSHGVDHSSQMDQDLFRVGMVVTIHHGPNDNNALEIEYRDNLQGFIAAKNSGADNTLTVLGQTVVVDNAALFAALNLNELVEVSGFVDSAGRIRATYIERNPQSHHHGGEIEVKGFVSGPPSTGGFRLGPLPGWTGTTVAVSFSSTAGLAEGMYVQVVTTNPQPVPGVITATRIDQLSPRTAFPEKARVDLEGLVTAPPSSSGNVFSFAVEGKRVQTDGTTQYVGGTSVNIQPNVRLQVQGTENGGVLSAGNIIFR, encoded by the coding sequence ATGAGCCCCAAGGGAAAAACCGCCCGACTCCTGGTCGGAGTTTTATTGCTGGTGTTGGCTTCCTTCACTTTTTCCACCTGCGGGGGGACCGGCATCGATTTGGCAGGCGGGGGAGTCAGCGGCACCGGCGTCAGTACGGGGGCCATCACCAGTTTCGGCAGCGTCGTGTGTAACGGCGTACATTACCTTACCGATACCGACGTCGCACCAGGCTTCGTCACGCATAAAATGTCCCACGGCGTGGATCATTCCTCCCAGATGGACCAGGACCTGTTTCGTGTCGGGATGGTCGTGACCATCCACCACGGGCCCAACGATAACAACGCGCTGGAGATCGAATACCGGGACAATCTCCAGGGATTCATCGCCGCAAAGAATTCCGGTGCGGACAATACCCTCACGGTCCTCGGACAAACCGTCGTTGTGGACAACGCCGCACTCTTTGCCGCTCTCAATCTGAACGAACTTGTGGAGGTCAGCGGGTTCGTGGATTCCGCCGGCCGGATTCGCGCGACCTACATCGAACGGAACCCCCAATCCCACCATCACGGCGGCGAAATCGAGGTCAAAGGATTCGTTTCGGGCCCTCCTTCCACCGGCGGTTTCAGGCTCGGTCCGCTTCCCGGTTGGACAGGGACGACCGTGGCGGTTTCGTTTTCCTCGACAGCAGGTCTGGCCGAAGGGATGTACGTTCAGGTCGTCACCACCAATCCGCAGCCGGTTCCCGGCGTGATCACGGCCACGCGGATCGATCAACTCTCCCCCCGGACGGCCTTTCCGGAAAAGGCCAGGGTCGACCTTGAAGGGTTGGTCACCGCACCTCCAAGCAGTTCCGGGAACGTTTTCTCCTTCGCCGTGGAGGGGAAGCGTGTGCAGACGGACGGCACCACGCAATACGTCGGAGGCACGTCAGTGAATATTCAACCCAACGTGAGATTGCAGGTCCAAGGCACGGAGAACGGCGGAGTTCTCTCCGCCGGCAATATCATTTTCCGATAG
- a CDS encoding cysteine desulfurase has product MSRRIYLDFNASTPICPEAVEAMRPFLADHYGNPSSLHWAGMPAKDAVEKARGQVAGLLGCDPTEVVFTSGGSESNNHAIKGVFFANRNRGDHIITTAVEHPATINPCRFLETLGAKVTVLPVDRFGMVDPDDVRKALTPKTILITVMHANNEVGTIEPIPQIAAIAREAGIPFHTDAAQTVGKISADVEELGVDLLSVAGHKVYAPKGIGALYIREGTKIEPFVHGAGHEAGRRAGTENVLLSVTLGAACDAARKWDGMPQVRALRDRFWEGLKGIFGERVTLNGHPTERLPNTLNVNFVGRVGAEVLAMLPGVAASTGSACHAGSVTLSPVLAAMGVPPEEGMGAVRFSLGRASTSEELEEVLGMLKASV; this is encoded by the coding sequence ATGAGCCGTCGGATCTACCTCGACTTCAACGCGAGCACGCCGATCTGCCCGGAAGCGGTGGAGGCGATGCGGCCGTTCCTCGCCGATCATTACGGAAATCCATCGAGCCTCCACTGGGCGGGGATGCCGGCGAAGGACGCCGTGGAGAAGGCCCGCGGGCAGGTGGCCGGGCTCCTGGGGTGCGATCCCACCGAGGTGGTCTTCACCAGCGGCGGAAGCGAGTCGAACAATCACGCGATCAAGGGGGTTTTCTTCGCCAATCGAAACCGGGGGGACCACATCATCACCACCGCCGTCGAGCACCCGGCCACGATCAACCCGTGCCGGTTCCTGGAAACGCTCGGGGCGAAGGTGACCGTCCTGCCGGTCGACCGGTTCGGAATGGTCGATCCCGACGATGTCCGTAAGGCCCTCACGCCGAAAACGATCCTCATCACCGTAATGCACGCCAACAATGAGGTGGGAACGATCGAGCCGATCCCCCAGATCGCCGCTATTGCTCGTGAGGCAGGCATCCCGTTCCACACGGACGCTGCGCAGACCGTGGGGAAGATCTCGGCCGATGTCGAGGAGCTGGGCGTGGACCTCCTCTCGGTGGCAGGCCACAAGGTCTATGCGCCGAAGGGGATCGGCGCGCTCTATATCCGGGAGGGGACGAAGATCGAGCCGTTCGTCCACGGCGCGGGACACGAGGCGGGCCGGCGGGCCGGGACGGAAAATGTCCTCCTCTCCGTCACGCTTGGCGCGGCATGCGATGCTGCGCGGAAGTGGGACGGAATGCCGCAGGTCAGGGCCTTGCGCGACCGTTTCTGGGAGGGGCTAAAAGGGATTTTCGGTGAAAGGGTGACGCTCAACGGCCACCCGACGGAACGGCTTCCCAACACCCTCAATGTCAACTTCGTGGGCCGGGTCGGCGCGGAGGTCCTCGCGATGCTTCCTGGTGTTGCCGCCTCGACCGGTTCGGCCTGCCACGCCGGTTCGGTGACCCTCTCCCCGGTGCTGGCTGCCATGGGCGTCCCGCCGGAAGAAGGAATGGGCGCGGTCCGGTTCAGCCTGGGGCGGGCTTCGACATCGGAGGAGTTGGAGGAAGTTCTGGGCATGCTGAAAGCCTCCGTTTAG
- a CDS encoding nucleoside phosphorylase: MIGGTIGAPFAVLVAEELFALGCRALVSISSAGLVAERFAPPFFLLINRALRDEGTSCHYMPPGPYADADPSLVAAVHKRASGLSVPVYTGPSWTTDAPFRETASLIASRRMEGIVSVEMEAAALLTLGKVLDKPVVCLAHVTNTMATREEDFEKGGDAGLADSLSVCAAALEAAVAYAGEL; this comes from the coding sequence GTGATCGGCGGCACGATCGGAGCCCCATTTGCCGTCCTGGTCGCCGAGGAACTGTTCGCTCTTGGATGCCGCGCCCTTGTGAGCATCTCCTCGGCGGGGCTTGTGGCCGAACGGTTTGCCCCGCCCTTCTTCCTCTTGATCAACAGGGCCTTGCGTGACGAGGGGACGAGCTGCCATTACATGCCTCCCGGCCCGTATGCCGATGCCGATCCCTCGCTGGTCGCTGCGGTCCATAAGCGCGCGAGTGGGTTGTCGGTACCGGTCTATACAGGGCCGTCATGGACCACGGATGCCCCCTTCCGGGAGACGGCGAGTCTCATCGCTTCGCGCCGCATGGAGGGGATCGTTTCCGTCGAAATGGAGGCCGCCGCGCTTCTGACTCTCGGGAAGGTCCTGGACAAGCCTGTCGTGTGCCTTGCCCACGTGACGAACACGATGGCAACCCGGGAGGAGGATTTCGAGAAAGGGGGAGACGCGGGACTTGCGGATTCCCTTTCCGTATGCGCCGCGGCGCTCGAAGCCGCGGTCGCATACGCCGGGGAGCTCTGA
- a CDS encoding DUF6502 family protein, which produces MEENITKAIAAAITNLLRPLVMFLLRNGVPYQTFADIAKRVYVDLATEKFDIPGRKQSKSRVSILTGLSRREVLRVKRLPAQDDLGALDRINRAARVITGWVRDRRFSDESGQPTDLPFDGGDICFLQLVKAYSGDAPARAVLDELMRVGVVERTPEGRIRLLERGYIPRTGEIDKIGILGSDTSDLVSTIDHNICHPDAPFFQRKVCYDNLPSEALPELKKLAGEQSQALLELLDRWMSERDRDANPRAPGTDRKRAGVGIYYFQEDYKGEIEP; this is translated from the coding sequence ATGGAAGAGAACATCACAAAAGCCATTGCCGCAGCCATCACGAATCTGCTGCGCCCCCTGGTAATGTTCCTCCTGCGGAACGGCGTTCCCTACCAGACCTTCGCCGATATCGCGAAGCGCGTCTACGTGGACCTGGCCACGGAGAAATTCGATATTCCGGGACGGAAACAGTCCAAATCGCGGGTATCCATCCTCACCGGCCTTTCCCGGAGAGAGGTGTTGCGCGTGAAGCGGCTTCCGGCCCAGGACGATCTTGGGGCCCTGGATCGGATCAACCGGGCGGCGCGTGTCATCACGGGCTGGGTGCGGGACCGCAGGTTCAGCGACGAATCGGGACAACCGACGGATCTTCCGTTCGATGGGGGAGACATCTGCTTTCTACAACTCGTCAAGGCGTACAGCGGGGATGCGCCTGCCCGTGCGGTGCTCGATGAACTGATGAGAGTCGGGGTCGTCGAGCGGACCCCCGAAGGAAGGATCCGCCTGCTCGAACGGGGGTACATTCCGAGGACAGGGGAAATCGACAAGATCGGCATCCTCGGCAGCGACACGTCGGACCTTGTCTCGACCATCGATCACAATATCTGCCATCCGGATGCCCCCTTCTTCCAGAGGAAAGTCTGTTACGACAACCTCCCTTCCGAAGCACTTCCCGAGCTGAAGAAACTGGCGGGGGAGCAATCGCAGGCGCTGCTGGAACTCCTGGACCGGTGGATGAGCGAGCGGGACAGGGACGCAAACCCCCGGGCACCCGGGACGGACAGGAAGCGGGCAGGGGTTGGGATCTACTATTTCCAAGAGGACTACAAAGGAGAAATCGAACCATGA
- a CDS encoding multicopper oxidase domain-containing protein → MRTPAETYRKMRYLLIALTLSIALAACGGGGGTSAATPGGTGGITAGAATVQGQVSGTVFVAVDNDTNLEAGRSESAGGLTAFGMTLPTGKSYMFYLLDNGVTGNPPRVFPVYAGTTNVFRVTIDANGQTINLGLVNPDLTGGTATPANNPMECPGVMAGGENRSIPPFLIGAGDNLFTQALYIPPVLTPASTTSTADFYDLALREADVEIIPGKLTRIMGFNGLTPGPTIRARVGRQVVMSHTNGLPVTTLGGAPGDVAIHLHGGHVPSSEDGFPTDTIPPGATRSYTYPNNQLPATLWYHDHAMGFTGPHVWFGMAGFYILTDDYEDSLGLPGGAYEIPLAIQDRNFDSTGKLVYTGNRNGETGNTILVNGTMQPNLKVASRKYRFRVLNGSNMRKYRIALSNGQPFHVLGMEGGLLPAPVKVTSLVLASAERADIVVDFSSLPVGSSVVLQNSLGSGSTANIMRFDVDRVETDTSQLPLSLRPLEKLSASQAVRTRSFTFSGGMMGMMGGAPWVINGKPFDPNRVDADPKLGTVEIWEFRNMSMMDHPAHLHQAMFQILDINGNPPPPTHAGWKDTVNVPAMGTVRIIMRFADYAGRYVLHCHVLEHEDNAMMARFDVVP, encoded by the coding sequence ATGAGAACACCTGCGGAAACCTATCGGAAGATGCGTTACCTGTTGATCGCCTTGACGCTATCCATCGCACTTGCGGCATGCGGCGGTGGAGGCGGAACCAGTGCCGCAACCCCCGGGGGAACCGGTGGGATAACCGCGGGAGCGGCCACGGTTCAGGGGCAGGTATCCGGGACCGTCTTTGTGGCCGTGGACAACGATACGAACCTCGAAGCGGGGCGCTCCGAGAGCGCGGGTGGCTTGACGGCGTTCGGCATGACATTGCCGACGGGGAAGAGTTACATGTTCTATCTGTTGGATAACGGCGTAACGGGGAATCCCCCGAGGGTGTTCCCTGTCTACGCGGGAACGACGAACGTTTTCCGGGTCACCATCGATGCAAACGGCCAGACCATCAACCTCGGCTTGGTGAATCCGGACCTCACCGGGGGCACGGCTACCCCTGCGAACAACCCCATGGAGTGTCCCGGTGTGATGGCGGGGGGAGAGAACCGGTCGATTCCGCCATTCCTTATCGGCGCAGGCGATAACCTGTTCACCCAGGCTCTCTACATCCCGCCCGTATTGACTCCGGCCTCGACGACGAGCACGGCCGATTTTTATGACCTTGCCCTTCGCGAGGCGGATGTCGAGATCATTCCCGGCAAGTTGACCCGCATCATGGGCTTCAACGGTCTCACTCCCGGCCCTACCATCCGGGCGCGCGTGGGACGTCAGGTCGTCATGAGCCACACCAACGGTCTTCCGGTAACCACCCTCGGCGGCGCACCCGGCGATGTCGCCATTCACCTGCACGGCGGACACGTACCCTCCTCCGAGGACGGCTTCCCGACGGACACGATACCGCCGGGCGCGACCCGCAGCTATACCTATCCGAACAACCAGCTGCCGGCCACCCTTTGGTACCACGACCACGCCATGGGCTTTACCGGGCCCCATGTATGGTTCGGGATGGCGGGGTTTTACATCCTGACGGACGACTACGAGGACAGTCTGGGGCTGCCGGGTGGCGCCTACGAAATACCGTTGGCCATCCAGGACCGCAACTTCGATTCGACCGGAAAGCTTGTGTACACCGGCAACCGGAATGGAGAGACGGGAAACACGATTCTCGTGAACGGCACCATGCAACCCAATTTAAAGGTTGCCTCCCGCAAGTACCGGTTCCGCGTGCTGAATGGATCCAATATGCGCAAGTACCGGATCGCCTTGAGCAACGGCCAACCCTTCCACGTGCTCGGCATGGAGGGAGGTCTCCTGCCCGCGCCCGTCAAAGTGACCTCCCTCGTGCTGGCCTCGGCGGAGCGCGCGGATATCGTGGTGGATTTTTCGTCACTCCCCGTGGGCAGCTCCGTTGTGCTGCAAAACTCCCTGGGGTCGGGGAGCACGGCGAACATCATGCGCTTTGACGTGGACAGGGTGGAGACGGACACCAGTCAATTGCCTCTCAGCCTTCGCCCGCTTGAGAAGCTGAGCGCAAGCCAGGCGGTGCGCACTCGCAGCTTTACGTTCTCTGGCGGCATGATGGGCATGATGGGCGGCGCCCCCTGGGTCATCAACGGAAAACCTTTCGATCCCAACAGGGTGGATGCGGACCCGAAGCTGGGCACGGTGGAGATTTGGGAGTTCCGGAACATGTCCATGATGGATCATCCGGCACACCTGCACCAGGCCATGTTCCAGATCCTGGACATCAACGGGAATCCTCCCCCGCCGACCCACGCCGGGTGGAAGGACACGGTGAACGTCCCCGCCATGGGCACCGTCCGGATCATCATGCGCTTTGCCGACTATGCGGGGAGGTACGTCTTGCACTGCCACGTTCTCGAGCACGAAGACAATGCGATGATGGCGCGGTTTGACGTGGTGCCCTGA
- a CDS encoding metalloregulator ArsR/SmtB family transcription factor — translation MDPERAYERAELLKAFAHPTRLQILAELHKGTRCVTDMEDILPVTQVNISQHLTVLRNAKLVDFAQDGGTRCYYLSRPKLVEGVLSLITADHPVIRKTKEQIDREKAKGAKEKERVAVRG, via the coding sequence ATGGACCCCGAGCGCGCCTACGAACGGGCGGAACTTCTCAAAGCCTTCGCGCACCCCACCCGCCTCCAGATATTGGCGGAGTTGCACAAGGGGACGCGGTGCGTGACGGACATGGAGGACATCCTTCCCGTCACCCAGGTCAACATCTCCCAGCACCTCACGGTTCTCCGAAATGCCAAACTCGTGGACTTCGCTCAGGACGGGGGAACCCGGTGCTACTACCTGAGCCGGCCGAAGCTGGTCGAGGGTGTGCTGTCGCTGATTACGGCAGATCACCCCGTCATCCGGAAGACCAAGGAGCAGATCGACCGGGAAAAGGCCAAGGGTGCGAAGGAGAAGGAAAGGGTGGCGGTCCGTGGCTGA
- a CDS encoding sterol desaturase family protein — MAAWETAAPRRQRIVSRVIRWPANLGILAFDTVLVRLIFSAAPYVLVLRAQAAGWGLLNAYPLPGWLKVALGVILLDLVIYLQHVMFHAVPAFWRLHMMHHADLDFDFTTGGRFHPAEILLSAGIKMSAVAALGAPPLAFLLFEVLLNATSMFNHGNVSLPPALDRVFRFVVVTPDMHRVHHSIVPGETNSNFGFNLPWWDRILGTYRDRPAAGHDGMTIGLAQFQEERRQTLPWLLLLPFRGGAGRYPIGRSGSRGAESR, encoded by the coding sequence ATGGCGGCTTGGGAGACTGCGGCCCCCCGCCGCCAGCGGATTGTCTCCAGGGTGATTCGTTGGCCGGCCAACCTGGGAATCCTGGCCTTCGATACAGTGCTGGTCCGGCTGATCTTTTCGGCCGCGCCCTATGTGCTGGTCTTGCGGGCACAGGCCGCCGGATGGGGTCTCCTCAATGCCTATCCTCTTCCCGGCTGGCTGAAGGTCGCCCTAGGGGTGATTCTCCTCGACCTCGTCATTTACCTTCAGCACGTGATGTTCCACGCGGTCCCCGCCTTCTGGCGGCTCCATATGATGCACCACGCGGACCTCGACTTCGACTTTACAACGGGAGGCCGCTTCCATCCCGCCGAGATCCTGCTTTCGGCAGGGATCAAGATGAGCGCCGTGGCGGCCCTGGGTGCTCCGCCCCTGGCTTTCCTTCTCTTCGAGGTCCTTCTAAACGCCACCTCCATGTTCAACCACGGGAACGTCAGCCTGCCGCCGGCACTGGACCGGGTCTTCCGCTTCGTCGTCGTGACGCCGGACATGCACCGGGTGCATCATTCCATCGTTCCCGGGGAGACCAACAGCAACTTCGGGTTCAATCTCCCCTGGTGGGACCGGATCCTCGGGACCTACCGGGACCGGCCGGCCGCCGGGCACGATGGGATGACCATCGGCCTTGCCCAGTTCCAGGAGGAGAGGCGGCAGACGCTCCCGTGGCTCCTTCTGCTTCCCTTCCGGGGCGGCGCGGGGAGGTACCCGATCGGCCGCAGCGGAAGTCGGGGGGCGGAATCGAGATGA